The following are encoded together in the Saliniramus fredricksonii genome:
- a CDS encoding IS110 family transposase, which yields MHRTVGIDLAIRGDHVAQIFENGKPVGRPIRFRHDAPSLDAFVASVSADVHTGTAVQAIMEPTGMSWFPVAHRLGDAGVEVARVKGKRVKALRRYLSEHAKTDLADAHVLAAIPSFGGPRLDPVHVPSPKSHALQRLTKQRGRLQDEVAASKRRLMDLVRWASPVLERVLPDLRTRLSLAVLQHWLDPDRVLRARKSTLARFIAEHASGNQPHSGPFVDALVDGIRDAARQARKLHRHHVDFVELQMEVAVEIELVLRKIELLGTLERRIERLYSELQPDDVLRTIPGVGQRLAPVLAGVIHDAGRFRSERHLRGFCGLFPRRADSGGAERPGQKITASGNDRIKRALMLAADTARKIDPKLAETYWRLMTTKGHHHKQALCAVANRLANRIYSVLRDGRPYVLRDVDGLEISVADAKAIIAERYHVPNGLRASRRASRAPRAGA from the coding sequence ATGCATAGAACCGTCGGAATAGACCTTGCGATCCGTGGCGACCATGTCGCCCAAATCTTCGAAAATGGAAAGCCCGTCGGCCGGCCTATCCGCTTCCGCCACGACGCGCCCTCGCTTGATGCATTCGTCGCCTCCGTATCGGCGGACGTGCATACCGGCACGGCCGTGCAGGCGATCATGGAGCCGACAGGGATGAGCTGGTTCCCCGTCGCCCACCGCCTGGGCGACGCCGGCGTCGAGGTCGCCCGCGTGAAGGGCAAGAGGGTGAAGGCGCTGCGGCGGTATCTTTCCGAGCACGCCAAGACTGATCTCGCCGACGCACACGTGCTCGCCGCCATCCCCTCCTTCGGCGGCCCTCGGCTCGACCCTGTTCATGTGCCGTCGCCGAAAAGCCATGCCCTGCAACGGCTCACAAAGCAGCGCGGTCGGCTTCAGGATGAGGTGGCCGCCAGCAAGCGCCGGCTCATGGATCTCGTCCGGTGGGCCTCTCCCGTTCTCGAGCGTGTGCTCCCCGACCTGCGTACCCGCCTTTCGCTGGCCGTACTCCAGCACTGGCTCGACCCGGATCGGGTGCTCCGCGCCCGTAAGAGTACCCTCGCTCGCTTCATCGCCGAGCACGCGAGTGGCAATCAACCGCACTCCGGCCCCTTCGTCGATGCGCTCGTCGACGGAATCCGAGACGCCGCCAGACAGGCTCGCAAGCTGCACCGCCACCACGTCGACTTCGTCGAGTTGCAGATGGAGGTCGCTGTGGAAATCGAGTTGGTGCTGCGCAAGATTGAGCTGCTCGGCACTCTTGAGAGACGCATCGAGAGGCTGTATTCCGAGCTGCAGCCAGACGATGTCCTGCGCACCATCCCCGGCGTCGGCCAGCGCCTCGCGCCCGTTCTCGCCGGCGTCATCCACGATGCCGGGAGGTTCCGATCGGAGCGCCACCTACGGGGCTTCTGCGGTCTCTTTCCCCGACGAGCTGACAGCGGCGGTGCAGAGCGTCCCGGGCAGAAGATCACGGCGAGTGGGAACGATCGCATCAAGCGCGCGCTCATGCTCGCCGCCGACACGGCTCGAAAGATCGACCCAAAGCTCGCCGAGACATATTGGCGCCTGATGACCACCAAGGGGCATCATCACAAACAAGCTCTATGCGCCGTTGCCAATCGCCTCGCGAACAGGATCTACAGCGTGCTTCGCGATGGCCGCCCCTATGTCCTGCGCGACGTCGACGGCCTCGAGATATCCGTGGCGGATGCAAAGGCCATCATCGCCGAGCGGTACCACGTTCCGAACGGGTTGCGCGCATCGCGGCGAGCCAGCCGGGCGCCGAGAGCCGGAGCGTGA